AAATTTGCCGTATGCGACAGGAACAGAAACTCAGAATATATAACTCCCTAACGAGGGATAAGGAAGTGTTTGAGCCGATCAAGGCTCCTTTTGTGGGTATGTATGTCTGTGGTCCGACAGTGTACGGTGATGCGCACTTAGGGCACTCAAGACCTGCGGTTACCTTTGACGTGGTATTTCGTTATTTGGAGCACCTTGGATACAAGGTTCGTTACGTTCGTAATATTACGGATGTAGGACACCTTGTAAATGATGCAGACGAAGGCGAAGACAAAATTGCTAAAAAGGCCAGACTTGAGCAGGTGGAGCCGATGGAAGTGGTTCAGTACTATACTGACCGCTACCATAATGACATGAAAAAACTGAATGTAAGACCTCCAAGCATTGAGCCGAGGGCGACTGGTCATATAGTGGAACAAATCGAGATGATTAAGAAGATCCTAGATGAAGGGTTGGCGTATGAGTCTAATGGTTCGGTTTACTTTGATGTTGTTAAGTACAATGAGACTAAACCTTACGGAATCCTGTCAGGTCGTAAGATCGAGGAAATGATGGAAGGTACTCGTTCATTGGATGGGCAGTCAGACAAGAAAAATGCAGTAGACTTTGCACTTTGGAAAAAGGCAGAGCCACAACATATTATGCGTTGGCCGTCTCCTTGGTCCGATGGGTTTCCAGGCTGGCACTTGGAGTGTTCTGCCATGAGTGCAAAATATTTGGGCGAGCAGTTTGATATTCATGGAGGCGGTATGGACCTTAAGTTCCCACACCATGAGGCTGAGATTGCTCAATCAGAAGCTTGTAACCATGCAGCACCAGCTCGCTATTGGATGCATAACAATATGATTACCATCAACGGGCAGAAGATGGG
This portion of the Limibacter armeniacum genome encodes:
- the cysS gene encoding cysteine--tRNA ligase produces the protein MRQEQKLRIYNSLTRDKEVFEPIKAPFVGMYVCGPTVYGDAHLGHSRPAVTFDVVFRYLEHLGYKVRYVRNITDVGHLVNDADEGEDKIAKKARLEQVEPMEVVQYYTDRYHNDMKKLNVRPPSIEPRATGHIVEQIEMIKKILDEGLAYESNGSVYFDVVKYNETKPYGILSGRKIEEMMEGTRSLDGQSDKKNAVDFALWKKAEPQHIMRWPSPWSDGFPGWHLECSAMSAKYLGEQFDIHGGGMDLKFPHHEAEIAQSEACNHAAPARYWMHNNMITINGQKMGKSLGNFITLGELFSGDHELLEEVYSPMTIRFFILQAQYRGTLDFSNEALQAARKGYRKMINGLRIAKQLEYVEDASVEVNEKQAKQIDSIIQSVYRGMNDDFNTAIAIAGLFNLLKKINSVYTGALAPATIGKELFEKMTSLYITFVEDVLGLLEEKPDGFEATLSYIIDEYREAKEVRNYEKVDTIRERLKGIGVVLKDMKDRIEWAYDEM